In Leisingera sp. NJS204, the following are encoded in one genomic region:
- a CDS encoding DUF3618 domain-containing protein, with protein sequence MTNDNRSPKGIEREIEEQRSDLTSNLEDLQDKFSIDTAVRQISEQFREHGGDMGRSISDQVNANAIPLALTGIGLAWMMFGSQQRPAAASRSYEDEG encoded by the coding sequence ATGACAAATGATAACCGCAGCCCGAAGGGAATCGAACGAGAGATAGAAGAACAGCGTTCGGATCTTACGTCAAATCTCGAGGATTTGCAGGACAAGTTCTCTATCGACACCGCCGTTCGCCAGATCAGCGAACAATTTCGCGAACATGGCGGCGATATGGGGCGTTCCATCTCCGATCAGGTCAATGCAAATGCGATCCCGCTGGCGCTAACCGGTATTGGCCTGGCCTGGATGATGTTTGGAAGCCAGCAAAGACCGGCAGCAGCTTCGCGTTCATATGAGGATGAAGGCTGA
- a CDS encoding universal stress protein encodes MTVKIVIGLDGTDTGERALTFAKDLASKIDACELLAVYVIEWSPFTFQTPEENAQRHKRREEEIKLANSRIVEPAVSALKEAGFKATGLVRHGDVAETLNKITVENGGSQIIVGRASSDGFAKRIFGSSTQNLVMHADVPVTVVG; translated from the coding sequence ATGACTGTCAAAATCGTCATAGGGCTTGACGGGACAGATACCGGTGAACGCGCACTCACTTTTGCAAAGGACTTGGCGTCGAAAATCGACGCTTGTGAGCTGCTTGCCGTCTATGTCATCGAATGGTCGCCATTTACGTTTCAGACTCCCGAAGAAAACGCTCAGCGCCACAAACGGCGCGAGGAGGAGATCAAACTGGCCAACAGCCGGATTGTCGAACCTGCTGTCAGCGCACTGAAAGAGGCCGGGTTCAAGGCAACCGGTCTGGTGCGGCACGGCGATGTGGCTGAGACCCTGAACAAGATCACAGTCGAAAACGGCGGGTCGCAGATCATCGTTGGCCGGGCCTCTTCGGACGGATTTGCCAAACGCATTTTCGGCAGCTCGACGCAGAACCTCGTGATGCACGCCGATGTGCCTGTCACGGTTGTAGGATAG
- a CDS encoding winged helix-turn-helix transcriptional regulator: protein MIFTSNWACCQRLCRKCCLQTAEEQGISLMSRDLDKIDNRILEELESDGRLSIVELSQRVNLTNTPCSDRVKRLEKSGYISGYRAVLNKEKQGLGHLTVVQVSLAATGGDNSLDAFNAAAALVPEIESCLMIAGSFDYLLTIRTRDISHFRQVLGDKINRLPNIHQTNSYTVIEVVK, encoded by the coding sequence GTGATATTCACTAGTAATTGGGCATGTTGTCAGCGTTTGTGCAGGAAATGTTGCCTGCAAACAGCCGAAGAACAGGGAATATCACTGATGAGCAGGGATTTGGATAAGATTGACAATCGGATCCTGGAAGAACTGGAATCTGACGGGAGACTTTCGATTGTCGAGCTTTCTCAGCGGGTGAACCTGACCAATACCCCCTGTTCAGACAGGGTCAAGCGCTTGGAGAAATCCGGCTATATCAGCGGTTACCGGGCAGTTTTGAACAAGGAAAAGCAGGGACTGGGCCATTTGACTGTTGTGCAGGTTTCACTTGCGGCAACTGGCGGTGACAATTCGCTTGATGCGTTTAACGCGGCTGCGGCCCTAGTTCCTGAAATTGAAAGCTGCCTGATGATCGCCGGTTCATTTGACTACCTTCTGACAATCCGCACCCGGGACATCTCGCATTTCCGCCAGGTTCTGGGGGACAAAATCAACAGGCTGCCGAACATCCACCAGACCAATTCCTACACAGTTATTGAAGTTGTAAAGTGA
- a CDS encoding alanine/glycine:cation symporter family protein, with protein MKMTKLWLAAAAAFASTPLSAQEAMGIDEKVNQVFADLTGPFVGLIFAPFPGTSFPWIVMWLVIAASIFTLYFGFVQFRFFKHSVQLVKGDFSDPNDAGEVSHFQALATALSGTVGLGNIAGVAVAVGIGGPGATFWMILAGLLGMASKFTECTLGVKYRNEYSDGTVSGGPMYYISKGFKELGLPGGRFLAIMFSVFCILGALGGGNMFQANQAHAQISGIVGDYPGWITGLVFAGIVFAVIIGGIKSIANVTEKVVPFMGILYVGAALVILAVNYDKIGWAFGQIFDGAFTGLGVAGGMVGALIQGFKRAAFSNEAGVGSAAIAHSAVKTKEPITEGFVSLLEPLIDTVVICTMTALVIVISQQLLIDPATGNYMLNEAGTAIATVDGNSGVALTSAAFASGISWFPYVLAIAVVLFAFSTMISWSYYGLKAWTYLFGESKLAELTFKIIFCIFIVIGAAASLGPVIDFSDAAIFAMAVVNIFCLYFLMKLVKKELFSYTARLKGGELKKFTS; from the coding sequence ATGAAAATGACCAAACTCTGGCTGGCCGCAGCCGCGGCCTTCGCGTCCACCCCGCTTTCCGCCCAGGAGGCGATGGGTATTGACGAAAAGGTCAATCAGGTCTTTGCGGATCTGACCGGCCCCTTTGTAGGGCTGATCTTTGCACCGTTTCCAGGCACCAGCTTTCCCTGGATTGTAATGTGGCTGGTCATCGCTGCCAGCATCTTCACCCTATACTTCGGCTTTGTTCAGTTCCGCTTCTTCAAACATTCTGTCCAGCTGGTCAAAGGCGACTTCTCTGACCCCAACGATGCGGGCGAAGTGAGCCATTTCCAGGCGCTGGCCACCGCTCTTTCCGGCACGGTCGGCCTTGGCAACATTGCAGGGGTCGCGGTTGCCGTTGGAATCGGCGGGCCTGGTGCGACGTTCTGGATGATACTTGCAGGTCTTCTGGGCATGGCATCCAAGTTCACCGAATGCACCCTAGGTGTGAAATACCGTAACGAATACTCTGACGGGACCGTTTCCGGCGGACCAATGTACTATATCTCCAAGGGCTTCAAAGAACTTGGCCTGCCGGGCGGACGGTTCTTGGCGATCATGTTCTCGGTCTTCTGCATCCTTGGTGCGCTAGGCGGCGGCAATATGTTCCAGGCGAACCAGGCACATGCCCAGATATCCGGCATCGTCGGAGACTATCCGGGCTGGATCACCGGGCTCGTTTTTGCTGGCATTGTCTTTGCCGTGATCATTGGCGGCATCAAATCCATTGCCAATGTGACAGAAAAGGTCGTGCCCTTTATGGGGATCCTCTATGTCGGCGCCGCACTGGTCATTCTGGCGGTGAACTATGACAAGATCGGCTGGGCTTTCGGCCAGATTTTTGACGGCGCCTTTACCGGCCTTGGCGTGGCAGGCGGCATGGTCGGCGCGCTGATCCAGGGCTTCAAACGAGCGGCGTTTTCAAACGAGGCTGGTGTCGGTTCGGCGGCGATCGCGCACTCTGCGGTAAAAACCAAGGAACCGATCACCGAAGGTTTTGTGTCCCTGCTCGAGCCGCTGATTGATACTGTTGTCATCTGTACCATGACGGCGCTGGTGATCGTCATCTCGCAGCAGCTGCTTATCGATCCGGCGACGGGCAACTACATGCTGAACGAAGCGGGCACAGCCATTGCAACTGTCGATGGCAACTCCGGTGTTGCGCTGACCTCCGCCGCTTTTGCCTCCGGCATCAGCTGGTTCCCCTATGTCTTGGCTATCGCAGTTGTGCTCTTCGCCTTCTCGACGATGATTTCCTGGAGCTACTACGGGTTGAAGGCTTGGACTTACTTGTTTGGCGAAAGCAAACTGGCGGAGCTGACCTTCAAGATCATCTTCTGCATCTTCATCGTGATTGGTGCAGCAGCAAGCCTGGGTCCGGTCATCGACTTCTCTGATGCAGCGATCTTTGCCATGGCTGTGGTCAACATCTTCTGCCTCTACTTCTTGATGAAACTGGTGAAAAAGGAACTCTTTTCCTACACCGCTCGCTTGAAAGGTGGCGAGCTGAAGAAATTCACGTCCTAA
- a CDS encoding YihY/virulence factor BrkB family protein gives MARGRTAETPAGVPAAGWKDIAFRVKDEVAEDRVGLIAAGVAFYGLLALFPAITALVAISGLLVEPSAIVEQLQALSGIVPEEVIAIVTKQAAAVAGSREGGLGLAAAFGVLVALYSASKGMASLMEGINVAYDEQEERGFIKLKLVTFALTIILMTGLLIALLSMLGLPAVLAFVDLGTFVETIITIGFWIILLALSIFGLSLLYRYAPSRDEPEWKWASVGAVAGCVLWVLASAGFAFYVSNFGSYNESFGTLAGVIVLLMWFWISAFIILMGAELNAELEAQTRSDTTQGQDEPMGHRDAEKADNLGEAAGKQ, from the coding sequence ATGGCACGTGGCCGCACCGCTGAAACACCTGCCGGCGTTCCGGCCGCTGGCTGGAAGGACATTGCATTTCGCGTGAAGGATGAAGTCGCAGAAGACCGGGTAGGGCTTATCGCTGCCGGTGTTGCCTTCTATGGCTTGCTGGCGCTGTTTCCCGCAATCACAGCATTGGTTGCCATCAGCGGTCTGCTGGTTGAACCAAGCGCAATTGTAGAGCAGCTGCAGGCGTTGTCCGGAATAGTGCCCGAAGAGGTGATAGCGATCGTTACCAAACAGGCAGCCGCTGTGGCGGGCTCTCGTGAGGGCGGTTTGGGGCTGGCCGCCGCCTTTGGTGTTCTGGTGGCGCTCTATTCCGCGTCTAAAGGCATGGCGAGCCTGATGGAAGGCATAAACGTCGCATACGATGAACAAGAGGAACGCGGCTTTATCAAGCTCAAGCTGGTGACGTTCGCGCTAACGATCATTCTTATGACCGGGCTGCTGATCGCGTTGCTGTCGATGCTGGGCCTCCCGGCTGTGCTTGCGTTTGTGGATCTGGGCACCTTTGTTGAGACAATCATCACCATTGGTTTCTGGATCATCCTTCTTGCGCTGTCGATCTTCGGGCTTTCGCTGCTGTACCGCTATGCGCCATCCAGAGACGAGCCCGAGTGGAAATGGGCCTCGGTGGGCGCCGTGGCTGGCTGTGTGCTTTGGGTTTTGGCTTCGGCCGGGTTTGCATTTTATGTCAGCAACTTTGGATCATACAACGAGAGCTTCGGGACGTTGGCAGGGGTCATTGTGTTGTTGATGTGGTTCTGGATCTCGGCGTTTATCATCCTGATGGGTGCGGAGCTGAACGCGGAACTGGAAGCACAGACGCGCTCGGATACCACGCAGGGCCAAGATGAGCCGATGGGCCACCGGGATGCCGAAAAAGCAGACAATTTGGGAGAGGCAGCCGGCAAGCAATGA
- a CDS encoding endonuclease/exonuclease/phosphatase family protein → MLSALFWSLAIAVLVVTALPLTNSVQWWIRMWDFPRLHIAIAAVILIAATLPFPVQFKPILLGALATAFAYQAVQIFPYTPLASTEVDLSPAPSAAEEVNMLAVNVLMENTRYDDLVEIINREDPDVLLLMETDAAWAKALQGVLARYNTVKSHVADDHYGLIFATRLDVVSAEFLWPADDDTPAVKAVLRAPNGPEFNFIGLHPRPPVPGNDTETRDRQIKNAALMTSSSDRPTICMGDFNDVAWSWTTKRFKRYGNFAEPRVGRGMISSFHADYPFMRLPIDQIFVTNDVGLVSFSRLESFGSDHFPMIATVFFEEGRRVNNGQR, encoded by the coding sequence ATGTTGAGTGCTCTTTTCTGGTCGCTTGCTATTGCTGTTCTGGTAGTGACAGCATTGCCACTGACAAACAGCGTGCAGTGGTGGATACGGATGTGGGATTTTCCACGTCTGCATATCGCAATTGCTGCAGTGATCCTTATCGCGGCAACTTTGCCTTTTCCGGTACAATTCAAACCAATCCTATTGGGGGCGCTGGCAACCGCGTTTGCCTATCAAGCGGTGCAGATCTTTCCTTACACGCCCTTGGCATCAACCGAGGTCGATCTGTCGCCTGCACCCTCTGCAGCTGAGGAAGTGAATATGCTGGCGGTTAATGTGCTGATGGAGAATACCCGCTACGATGATCTGGTCGAGATTATAAATCGCGAAGATCCCGACGTGTTGCTGCTGATGGAAACCGACGCCGCTTGGGCAAAGGCACTGCAAGGTGTTTTGGCACGCTACAATACCGTCAAATCGCATGTGGCGGACGACCACTATGGCCTCATTTTCGCGACCCGTCTGGATGTTGTCAGCGCGGAATTTCTGTGGCCCGCCGATGATGATACGCCTGCGGTCAAGGCCGTCTTGCGCGCTCCGAACGGGCCTGAATTCAACTTTATTGGCCTGCACCCGCGACCACCGGTTCCGGGCAACGATACAGAAACCCGGGACAGGCAGATCAAGAACGCGGCTCTGATGACCTCATCATCGGATCGCCCCACTATTTGCATGGGCGACTTTAACGATGTGGCCTGGTCCTGGACAACCAAGCGTTTCAAACGCTACGGCAATTTTGCTGAGCCGCGTGTCGGCCGTGGAATGATCTCCAGCTTTCACGCCGATTACCCATTCATGCGCCTGCCCATTGATCAGATTTTTGTAACAAATGACGTCGGTCTCGTCTCTTTTTCACGGCTGGAGAGCTTTGGTTCGGATCATTTCCCGAT